From a single Vitis vinifera cultivar Pinot Noir 40024 chromosome 18, ASM3070453v1 genomic region:
- the LOC132253169 gene encoding disease resistance-like protein DSC1: MGWQIVRKTSKEPGKRSRLWEQKDISHILKWETGAQEVEGIFFNLSGLEEMNFTTKAFSQMTNLRLLEIYRSNLRDTGGKMQCKLHISDDFKFHYDELRYLHWDEYPCESLPSDFESENLVHFCMPRSHLTQLWKGQKVFGHLEFVDVSYSQYLKKTPDFSRATNLEVLVLKGCTNLRKVHPSLGYLSKLILLNMENCINLEHLPSIRWLVSLRTFILSGCSKLEKLQEVPQHMPYLSKLCLDGTAITDFSGWSELGNFQENSGNLDCLSELNSDDSTIRQQHSSSVVLRNHNASPSSAPRRSRFISPHCTLTSLTYLNLSGTSIIHLPWNLERLSMLKRLELTNCRRLQALPVLPSSIECMNASNCTSLELISPQSVFKRFGGFLFGNCFKLRNCHSKMEHDVQSVASHAVPGTWRDTYAIWHPNVAIPFSTVFPGSEIPDWFRHHSQGHEINIEVPPDWYINSNFLGFALSAVMAPQHDSRAWCMYCDLDTHDLNSNSNSHRICSFFGSWTYQLQRTPIESDHVWLAYVPSFFSFSREKWSHIKFSFSSSGGCVVKSCGFCPVYIKGTSDEGDYSSGIAFDEPRRHAAKPSRISYQ; the protein is encoded by the exons ATGGGTTGGCAAATCGTTCGCAAGACTTCTAAAGAGCCTGGCAAGCGCAGCAGATTATGGGAACAGAAGGATATCTCTCATATTTTGAAATGGGAAACG GGAGCTCAAGAAGTTGAAGGCATATTCTTCAACCTATCTGGTTTAGAGGAGATGAACTTTACCACTAAAGCCTTTTCCCAGATGACTAATCTTAGGTTGCTTGAAATCTACCGATCTAATCTTCGAGATACCGGGGGAAAGATGCAATGTAAATTGCACATTTCTGATGACTTCAAATTTCATTACGATGAGTTGAGGTATCTACATTGGGATGAATACCCATGTGAATCACTGCCATCCGATTTTGAGTCCGAGAATCTTGTTCACTTCTGCATGCCTCGTAGCCATCTTACTCAGCTCTGGAAAGGACAAAAG GTCTTTGGACACCTCGAATTTGTGGATGTCAGTTACTCCCAATACCTAAAAAAAACTCCCGATTTTTCGAGAGCCACAAATCTTGAAGTTTTGGTTCTCAAAGGATGTACAAATTTGCGTAAGGTTCACCCATCCCTTGGATACTTGAGCAAACTTATTTTGTTGAATATGGAAAACTGCATAAACCTTGAGCATCTTCCAAGCATCCGTTGGTTGGTATCCCTTCGAACCTTTATTCTCTCGGGTTGCTCAAAGCTAGAGAAGTTACAAGAAGTTCCACAGCATATGCCATATTTATCAAAACTCTGTTTAGATGGGACTGCTATAACAGACTTTTCTGGCTGGTCAGAACTTGGAAATTTTCAAGAGAACTCAGGGAATTTAGACTGCTTAAGTGAGCTCAATTCAGATGATTCCACCATAAGACAACAACATTCTTCCAGTGTTGTCCTGAGAAATCATAATGCATCTCCTTCGTCTGCGCCTAGAAGATCACGTTTCATTAGTCCTCATTGCACCTTAACCTCACTGACGTATCTGAACCTTAGTGGAACCTCCATCATTCACCTACCTTGGAACTTGGAACGACTTTCTATGCTGAAGAGGCTTGAGTTGACAAATTGCAGAAGGCTTCAAGCACTGCCAGTGCTTCCTTCAAGTATAGAATGTATGAATGCAAGTAACTGCACATCACTGGAACTCATCTCCCCTCAGTCAGTTTTCAAACGTTTTGGAGGTTTTCTATTTGGTAATTGCTTCAAACTGAGGAACTGTCATAGTAAGATGGAGCATGATGTACAGAGTGTGGCATCGCATGCTGTCCCAGGTACATGGAGGGACACTTATGCTATC TGGCATCCTAACGTTGCGATCCCGTTCAGCACTGTTTTCCCTGGTAGTGAAATACCGGATTGGTTCAGGCATCATAGCCAAGGGCATGAAATAAATATAGAGGTTCCTCCAGATTGGTATATTAATAGCAACTTCCTGGGTTTTGCTCTTTCTGCTGTTATGGCACCGCAGCACGACTCCCGGGCTTGGTGTATGTACTGCGACTTGGATACCCATGATCTTAATTCCAATTCCAATTCCCATCGCATATGTTCCTTCTTTGGTAGCTGGACTTACCAACTTCAACGTACACCAATTGAATCAGATCATGTATGGCTGGCGTAtgttccatcatttttcagcTTCAGTCGTGAGAAATGGAGTCACATTAAGTTTTCATTTAGTTCAAGCGGGGGCTGCGTTGTGAAGAGTTGTGGGTTTTGTCCAGTGTACATTAAAGGTACCAGTGATGAAGGGGATTATTCCAGTGGAATTGCCTTTGATGAGCCAAGAAGGCATGCAGCCAAACCCTCCCGTATCTCATACCAGTAG
- the LOC104878225 gene encoding disease resistance protein RPV1-like — MDCQLRRGELITPALVTAIEGSRHSIIVLSENYASSKWCLDELVKILQSQNTKERRAVPIFYNVNPSDVGNQRGSFGKALADHEEKLKADHEKKLKYDMERVQGWRKALTQVGKISGFTSSRDK, encoded by the coding sequence ATGGATTGTCAGCTTAGAAGAGGTGAGTTGATAACTCCGGCACTTGTTACAGCAATTGAAGGATCAAGACATTCCATCATTGTTTTGTCAGAAAACTATGCATCTTCAAAGTGGTGCCTAGATGAACTGGTGAAGATATTACAGTCCCAAAATACCAAAGAACGGAGGGCTGTGCCAATTTTCTACAATGTGAATCCGTCAGATGTTGGTAACCAGAGGGGAAGTTTCGGAAAAGCCTTGGCTGACCATGAAGAGAAGCTGAAGGCAGACCATGAAAAGAAGTTGAAGTATGATATGGAAAGGGTGCAGGGATGGAGGAAGGCTCTCACCCAAGTTGGCAAGATATCTGGCTTCACTTCATCTCGTGATAAGTAA